From a region of the uncultured Draconibacterium sp. genome:
- a CDS encoding ATP-binding protein, whose product MNKNDDNSRATSGRKRRDSIPRFTRRYLSFRSSIYARVIYIIAILSLFLFISYSLIFRSVYEGYLRTVIRQQGDNIGSIVEGSLYYSMLKNDKSALQSTLDIINSMPGIDEVNMYNNCDSLVYSTSLVADSLEKNGPNCVSCHQNFSDLFPTRQKAYRIIDFKSPCNINQKDKGHRQLLVRTPILNEQSCYVSACHAHSQDEEILGSLIIKVPLSELDSAVNKSSTEFFLLAIIVTIILVSLLIFFTKNKIQKPLNEIIMASEEVSKGDRSRRLEIKPYLLEDMRSVSLAFNNMLDNLDAANRELENWSHQLEYKVQRKSEELAEIQNELIHIERITSLGKLSSSVAHEINNPLSGILTYSKLVAKKLVKLDLPEASKESMLKHLKVIENESKRCGNIVRGLLDFSRKDQENFEQHSLNHILKESYNLMAHQMHIAGIHFYTDFAAQSDLILCNDNQIKQVCIALLVNAQEAVTTNAEVLIKTSNPDDEHIKMDITDNGVGIAKEDISRIFQPFYSAKQRASGIGLGLAIVHGIVQSHKGKIEVVSEPGKGTTMSVVFNLITKEGQ is encoded by the coding sequence ATGAATAAAAACGATGATAATAGTAGAGCTACGTCCGGCCGGAAACGGCGGGATTCCATTCCCCGATTTACAAGACGTTACCTGAGTTTTCGTTCGTCGATATATGCCAGGGTAATTTATATTATCGCTATACTTTCTCTGTTTTTGTTTATCTCATACAGCCTGATTTTCAGGTCGGTTTACGAAGGATATCTCCGCACCGTTATTCGTCAGCAAGGAGATAATATCGGGTCTATTGTTGAAGGGTCGCTTTACTATTCAATGTTGAAAAACGATAAAAGTGCCCTGCAAAGTACGCTGGATATTATCAATTCCATGCCGGGGATTGATGAAGTGAACATGTATAACAACTGCGATAGTTTGGTGTATTCAACTTCGCTTGTTGCCGACTCGCTTGAAAAGAATGGCCCCAATTGCGTTAGCTGTCACCAGAATTTTTCCGATTTGTTTCCAACCAGGCAGAAAGCGTATCGCATAATCGATTTTAAGAGCCCTTGTAACATCAATCAAAAAGATAAAGGCCACCGCCAATTGTTGGTCCGAACACCTATTTTAAACGAGCAGTCGTGTTATGTAAGTGCCTGTCACGCACATAGTCAGGATGAAGAAATATTAGGGTCGCTGATCATAAAGGTGCCTTTGTCGGAGTTGGATTCGGCGGTAAACAAATCATCCACCGAATTCTTTTTGTTGGCCATTATTGTTACCATTATTTTAGTTTCGTTGCTCATCTTTTTTACCAAAAATAAGATACAGAAACCGTTAAATGAAATTATTATGGCCAGCGAGGAAGTGTCGAAAGGAGATCGGAGCCGCCGGCTTGAAATTAAACCGTATCTATTGGAAGACATGCGTTCGGTATCCCTGGCATTTAACAACATGCTTGATAACCTGGATGCTGCAAACCGTGAATTGGAGAACTGGTCGCATCAGTTAGAATACAAGGTGCAGCGAAAATCGGAAGAGTTGGCCGAAATTCAAAATGAACTGATTCATATTGAGCGGATTACCTCGTTGGGGAAATTGTCTTCGTCGGTAGCTCACGAAATTAATAATCCGCTTTCCGGAATTCTTACTTACAGCAAGTTGGTAGCAAAAAAACTGGTTAAGCTTGATTTGCCCGAGGCATCGAAAGAATCGATGTTGAAACACCTGAAAGTGATTGAAAACGAATCAAAACGTTGCGGTAATATTGTTCGGGGATTGCTCGATTTTTCCAGGAAAGATCAGGAAAATTTTGAGCAACATTCCTTAAATCATATTCTGAAAGAATCGTACAATTTAATGGCGCACCAAATGCATATTGCCGGCATTCATTTTTATACTGATTTTGCTGCACAATCTGACCTGATTCTGTGCAATGATAACCAAATAAAACAGGTGTGTATAGCACTGTTGGTAAATGCGCAGGAAGCGGTTACTACAAATGCTGAAGTGCTGATTAAAACATCGAATCCGGATGACGAACACATAAAAATGGACATAACAGATAATGGAGTTGGAATAGCCAAAGAAGATATTTCCCGCATTTTTCAACCGTTTTATTCTGCCAAGCAACGCGCCAGCGGAATTGGCTTGGGACTGGCTATTGTTCATGGTATTGTTCAAAGTCATAAAGGGAAAATAGAGGTGGTTTCAGAGCCCGGAAAAGGAACTACCATGTCGGTTGTATTTAATTTGATAACAAAAGAAGGTCAGTGA
- the nrfD gene encoding NrfD/PsrC family molybdoenzyme membrane anchor subunit — MNNPVSVPLSEEKKSRWKFFIGELKPKGKMFTWFNIISIPIMLLGLGLIVIRFWKGIGSITNLTQEVPWGLWIGFDVVTGVAFAGGAYVVTFMVYILNMKSYRSIVRVTVLNGFLAYVFYAGALLLDLGRPWNVINPIIGNGFGTSSVLFLVAWHFLLYMLAELIEFSPAIAEWLGAKRAYKILSGMTLAAVIFGITLSTLHQSGLGALYLMAKEKIHPLWYSEFIPILFFVSSIFAGLSMVIFEGSITHKVFSDQISEKNHGQHHKILRGLSKVCAGALFAYFFLQVLVFVHSKNWDYLSTPMGYWYLAEMFGFVLLPMLLFYYSYRNNNITLIKVASVITMLGVIINRLNVTVIGFRWDAAVHYVPSWMEIVVTMAVIFTEIWIFRWVINRLPVLRESPSWAKNMH, encoded by the coding sequence ATGAATAATCCCGTCAGCGTACCTTTAAGCGAAGAGAAAAAGAGCCGATGGAAATTTTTCATTGGAGAGCTCAAGCCCAAAGGCAAAATGTTTACCTGGTTCAACATTATTTCTATTCCGATAATGCTACTTGGCCTGGGGTTAATCGTTATCCGTTTTTGGAAAGGAATTGGCTCAATTACTAACCTCACACAGGAGGTGCCATGGGGTTTGTGGATTGGGTTTGACGTGGTAACCGGAGTTGCTTTTGCAGGTGGTGCTTACGTAGTTACTTTCATGGTTTATATTCTGAACATGAAAAGTTATCGTTCCATAGTAAGGGTAACAGTATTAAATGGATTTTTAGCTTATGTATTTTATGCTGGTGCTTTGCTGCTCGATCTGGGGCGTCCGTGGAATGTTATCAATCCGATAATCGGTAACGGATTCGGAACCAGCTCAGTGTTGTTTTTGGTGGCCTGGCATTTTCTGTTGTATATGCTGGCTGAATTAATCGAATTTTCGCCTGCCATTGCCGAATGGCTCGGAGCAAAACGGGCCTATAAAATCCTGTCTGGAATGACTTTGGCAGCTGTGATTTTTGGCATCACCCTGTCAACACTTCATCAGTCGGGACTTGGAGCCTTGTATTTGATGGCGAAGGAAAAGATTCACCCGCTGTGGTATTCTGAGTTTATTCCAATCCTGTTTTTTGTGTCCAGTATCTTTGCCGGTTTGTCGATGGTGATTTTCGAAGGCTCGATTACACACAAGGTTTTTAGCGATCAGATTAGCGAAAAGAATCACGGACAGCATCATAAAATTCTTCGTGGATTATCGAAGGTTTGTGCAGGTGCATTATTTGCCTACTTTTTCTTACAGGTACTGGTGTTTGTACACAGCAAAAACTGGGATTACCTGAGTACCCCGATGGGGTATTGGTATCTTGCCGAAATGTTTGGTTTTGTGCTGCTTCCAATGCTTCTTTTCTACTACAGTTATCGAAATAACAATATTACGCTAATAAAAGTGGCATCAGTTATTACCATGTTGGGTGTAATTATCAATCGTCTGAATGTAACGGTAATCGGTTTTCGTTGGGATGCTGCCGTGCATTACGTTCCGTCGTGGATGGAGATTGTGGTTACTATGGCCGTAATTTTTACCGAAATATGGATTTTCCGTTGGGTGATCAACCGTTTACCGGTGTTGCGCGAATCGCCATCTTGGGCAAAAAATATGCATTAA
- a CDS encoding 4Fe-4S dicluster domain-containing protein: MSINRRSFFKALGVTGATFVFGKEVPAKPVNEEITEFKAILYDSTKCIGCQTCEFSCAEAHNLPEPEDFPEMGVVRKTDETRRTVVNAYDTSIGEVYVKRQCMHCNQPACGAACLTQAMHKTKEGPVIWREDKCMGCRYCMVSCPFDVPKFEYHSPNPKITKCNMCFERQEEGKMPACVENCPSEALMFGTRRELIAEARRRISENPDTYYDHIYGETEAGGTSFLYLSPVPFEEIGFNTGIQKASYPSLTKGFLYSVPAVFVLWPMMLLGIQDATKDKPIKTEDYE; the protein is encoded by the coding sequence ATGAGTATAAACAGAAGAAGTTTCTTCAAGGCGTTGGGAGTAACGGGGGCTACGTTTGTTTTCGGAAAAGAAGTACCGGCAAAACCCGTCAACGAAGAAATAACAGAATTCAAAGCGATTTTGTACGACTCTACAAAATGTATTGGTTGCCAAACCTGTGAGTTTTCATGTGCCGAAGCTCATAATTTGCCGGAACCGGAAGATTTTCCGGAAATGGGTGTCGTTCGAAAAACCGATGAAACCCGGCGTACCGTTGTCAATGCTTATGATACTTCGATAGGGGAAGTGTATGTGAAGCGCCAGTGTATGCACTGTAATCAGCCGGCTTGTGGCGCTGCTTGTTTAACACAGGCGATGCACAAAACCAAAGAAGGCCCGGTAATTTGGCGCGAAGATAAATGTATGGGCTGCCGTTATTGTATGGTTTCCTGTCCGTTTGATGTGCCAAAGTTTGAGTACCACAGTCCGAATCCAAAAATAACAAAATGCAACATGTGTTTTGAGCGACAGGAAGAAGGAAAGATGCCGGCCTGTGTTGAAAACTGTCCCAGCGAAGCGCTTATGTTTGGAACACGGCGCGAATTAATTGCTGAAGCCCGACGAAGGATCAGCGAAAATCCGGATACTTATTACGATCATATTTACGGCGAAACAGAAGCCGGAGGAACTTCCTTTCTGTATCTGTCTCCTGTTCCTTTCGAAGAAATCGGCTTCAATACCGGCATTCAAAAAGCTTCATATCCATCGTTAACCAAAGGATTTTTGTACAGTGTTCCTGCAGTATTTGTGCTGTGGCCCATGATGTTGCTGGGCATTCAGGATGCCACAAAAGATAAACCAATTAAAACTGAAGATTATGAATAA
- a CDS encoding substrate-binding domain-containing protein has product MRTRILTTVVLLLLIVSGARSQNAENPAINYQVKIFTTPEMRNLTEVWIDKYRQTNTDFNFELAPIGRAEINSKIEGDNTIAIVMQQADVSSNIGEMWQLTLGREVVVTVFNKANPLAKELAGTGVSVNELAKVFQNKDKNWGTFADNENGQPVNFYVLDEPEVKLSVAKFLEVDPVKVNKLNALSQDNFIKAVKNDVNAIGFCRLSAISDRKQQGFSENIRLLPIDRNKNGRLDYYENIYTSSEQFERSVWIGKYPHSMIYNIYAVSSAFPENAEVNNFLSWITSSGQVLVAQNGFTELVHSEKQSNLEKLTPPVLMAEYETATTRSTAFFRIIVACFSVLMVFFVVRYFIRKQKAKAPLLNKTRYVKLLNEASLDFPNGLYFDKTHTWVFMEEDGRVKMGVDDFISNVTGDYTRLIMKSPGEKVKRMEPVVTLIRKGKQITLNSPVSGTVKEINESLVADPFIINNEPYDEGWVYKIEPSNWLREIQFFKMSSSYREWIIGEFSRLKDFLACSLNIMNLEEGKPAFQEGGELMLHPLKDLDPKVWEDFQNYFINTADTH; this is encoded by the coding sequence ATGAGAACCAGGATTTTAACGACCGTAGTGCTGCTCCTGCTAATAGTTAGCGGTGCGAGAAGCCAAAACGCCGAAAACCCGGCGATAAATTATCAGGTAAAGATTTTTACAACTCCCGAAATGCGCAATCTTACTGAGGTTTGGATCGATAAATATCGGCAAACGAACACCGATTTTAACTTTGAACTTGCTCCGATTGGCCGTGCTGAAATCAACAGCAAGATTGAAGGAGACAATACGATTGCTATTGTTATGCAGCAGGCTGATGTTTCCTCAAATATTGGGGAAATGTGGCAGCTGACGCTGGGACGCGAAGTGGTAGTAACCGTTTTTAATAAAGCAAATCCATTGGCAAAAGAGTTGGCTGGAACAGGGGTTTCTGTCAATGAACTGGCAAAAGTTTTTCAAAATAAAGACAAAAACTGGGGCACATTCGCAGACAATGAAAATGGACAACCTGTTAATTTTTATGTGTTGGATGAACCGGAAGTTAAACTTTCAGTAGCAAAATTTCTTGAAGTCGATCCTGTGAAGGTGAATAAGTTGAATGCGTTATCGCAGGATAATTTTATAAAAGCTGTAAAAAACGATGTAAATGCTATTGGTTTTTGCAGGCTGTCAGCAATTTCGGATAGGAAACAACAGGGTTTTTCTGAAAATATCCGACTTCTTCCCATCGATCGCAATAAAAATGGACGCCTGGATTATTACGAAAATATTTACACCAGTTCGGAACAATTTGAGCGGTCGGTTTGGATCGGGAAATATCCGCATTCCATGATTTACAATATATATGCTGTTTCTTCTGCTTTCCCCGAAAATGCTGAAGTAAACAACTTTTTGAGCTGGATTACTTCTTCGGGACAAGTATTAGTTGCACAGAATGGATTTACAGAATTGGTTCATTCTGAAAAACAATCGAACCTCGAAAAGCTTACTCCTCCGGTTTTAATGGCAGAATACGAAACGGCAACTACAAGATCCACAGCGTTCTTCCGCATTATTGTGGCATGTTTTTCGGTTCTCATGGTGTTTTTTGTTGTACGCTATTTCATCCGCAAACAAAAGGCGAAAGCTCCGCTGCTCAATAAAACGAGGTATGTAAAGCTTTTAAACGAGGCCTCTCTCGATTTTCCAAATGGTTTGTATTTCGATAAAACGCATACCTGGGTTTTTATGGAGGAAGATGGCCGGGTGAAAATGGGTGTCGATGATTTCATTTCCAATGTTACCGGAGATTATACCCGCCTGATCATGAAAAGTCCGGGCGAAAAAGTAAAACGAATGGAACCGGTAGTCACGCTGATTCGGAAAGGGAAACAGATTACACTGAATTCCCCGGTTTCGGGAACCGTAAAAGAGATCAATGAAAGTTTGGTTGCCGATCCGTTTATCATTAATAACGAGCCTTATGATGAAGGTTGGGTGTATAAAATCGAGCCTTCGAACTGGCTGAGAGAAATCCAGTTTTTTAAAATGAGCAGTAGCTATCGTGAGTGGATAATTGGAGAGTTCAGTCGCTTGAAAGATTTCCTGGCATGCTCACTGAATATCATGAATCTGGAAGAGGGAAAACCGGCCTTTCAGGAGGGTGGTGAACTCATGCTTCACCCTTTGAAAGATCTAGATCCCAAAGTTTGGGAAGACTTTCAGAACTATTTTATCAACACGGCTGATACGCACTAG
- a CDS encoding PQQ-binding-like beta-propeller repeat protein produces the protein MMTKKINFTAFVFLFFAFVSCQNEQQNWTHFRGSNMDGHANVETAPLHWSDTENIVWKVPVKGLGWSSPVVYDDRVWVTSAEKDGHEFYLFCFDLETGKLLNEQTIFTAEDPQRIHGTNSYATPTPCVDEGHVYVHYGSFGTACIDTKNFEVIWKRDDMPCDHMQGPASSPILYKDMLIVHLEGTQDPYVIALDKNTGETIWKSIRPKEIYDTLEPVYRKSYQTPIVITVDGRDLLISNSAYMCFAHDVTTGEVVWTYKYGYDSTVSQPLFYNGLVFVNSGWIFLDGVPYFTRQYAIDPTGEGDVTETHQVWMYEDEVPQIPTPVIVDGKMYMVHDRGMVTCLDAMTGKVIWKEKLRGNFNSSPIYAGGNIYFINVKGFCTIIKPGDSFQKVAENDIGETVKAVPVFVGDKMLLRSQNHLFLFK, from the coding sequence ATGATGACCAAAAAAATCAACTTTACTGCATTTGTTTTTCTTTTTTTTGCTTTTGTATCATGCCAGAATGAGCAACAAAACTGGACACATTTTCGTGGTTCGAATATGGATGGACACGCCAATGTGGAAACTGCTCCGTTGCATTGGAGCGATACTGAGAATATAGTTTGGAAAGTGCCCGTAAAAGGATTGGGCTGGTCGTCGCCGGTGGTTTATGATGACCGGGTATGGGTAACGTCAGCCGAAAAAGACGGCCACGAATTTTACCTGTTTTGTTTTGATTTGGAAACCGGTAAATTGCTAAATGAGCAAACAATATTTACCGCAGAAGATCCGCAGCGGATTCACGGAACCAACTCGTACGCCACGCCAACTCCGTGTGTTGATGAAGGACATGTTTATGTGCATTACGGAAGTTTTGGAACGGCCTGCATCGATACCAAAAATTTTGAAGTAATCTGGAAACGCGACGATATGCCTTGCGATCACATGCAGGGGCCGGCATCATCACCAATTCTTTATAAGGATATGTTGATTGTGCATTTGGAAGGAACACAAGATCCGTATGTAATTGCGCTCGACAAAAATACAGGAGAAACAATTTGGAAAAGTATTCGTCCAAAAGAAATTTATGATACACTGGAACCAGTTTACCGGAAGTCGTACCAAACGCCAATTGTAATTACCGTAGATGGTCGGGATTTACTAATCAGTAATTCGGCTTACATGTGTTTTGCGCATGATGTAACTACCGGCGAAGTAGTCTGGACTTATAAGTATGGTTACGATTCAACTGTTAGTCAGCCTTTGTTTTACAACGGTCTGGTGTTTGTAAATTCCGGCTGGATTTTTTTAGATGGTGTACCGTATTTTACCCGCCAGTATGCTATCGATCCTACCGGAGAAGGCGATGTTACTGAAACACACCAGGTGTGGATGTACGAAGATGAAGTGCCGCAAATTCCAACTCCTGTAATTGTTGACGGGAAAATGTATATGGTTCACGACCGCGGAATGGTAACTTGTCTGGATGCAATGACCGGCAAAGTGATTTGGAAAGAAAAACTCAGAGGCAATTTTAATTCCTCGCCCATTTATGCCGGCGGAAATATTTACTTCATCAATGTAAAAGGATTTTGCACAATTATAAAACCCGGCGATTCGTTTCAAAAAGTTGCTGAAAACGATATTGGTGAAACCGTTAAGGCGGTACCGGTATTTGTTGGCGATAAAATGCTTTTACGATCACAAAATCACCTTTTTTTATTTAAATAA